The window CAGCGGTCGAGATGATAACGCATGACGAAACGCTTGCTCTTCTTGTCCAGGACGATCAGCTCCAGCGCGTTCGCCGGGCAATCCTTGGTGCATAGGCCACAGCCGGTACACCGATCTGCGAACCAGTGCAATTGGCCGCGCAACCGTTCCGGCGCCTCTCGGCGCACAAACGGATATAGTTCAGTGGCTGGCCGCTTGAACAGCGATGGAACCACATCGTTCAGCATGGCGCCAAGCTTCATGACAACACCCCCTTCCAGGCAATGGTGACAAGGAACTGCACGAGCACCAACAGCGCGCCGTAACGCCACCATAGGCCTACCGTCTGATCAATGCGCAGCCGGGCGAAGAGCGCTTGCACGCTAGCCAATCCCAGTAGCAACGCCAGCGTCTTCGCAAAGAACGCCAACGGGTTGTTGACCCCGCCCAGGTAAAACGCGGCGATCAACGTCAACCCGATCACTAATTCTACCCCCTTGCCAAGCCGAAAGAGGGCCAGCCCTCGCCCGCTGTACTCGGTGAGCGCGCCCGCCACGATTTCGGTCTCCGCCTCCGGCGCGTCAAAGGGTGGCAGCTCCAGCTTGCCTACCAATCCAATAAGCGCTACCACGAAGCCAACCGGCTGAGTGAGCAGGAGCCAACGCTCACCGGCATACGCGGCGATCTCGCGGATCTGCCAGCTACCGGCAGCCAGAGCCGGGCCCAGCAAGGCGAGCAAGAACGGCGCTTCGTACGAGAAGAGTTGCGTCAGCGTGCGCGTGGCACCCACCAGGGAGAAGCGGTTCACCGTATTCGCCCCGGCCAGCCCCATACACAGGGTCAACAGGCTGAGCAGATAGAGCGTCACGATCAGATCCCCTGGAAAGCTATGCGAAGGGGCTAGCCCGAGCAATGGCACATAGAGCGCCGCTGTGAGCGCCCCAGCCAGGGCGACCACCGGCAACCCGACGAAGAGGCGCGGGTTCACACCCTCCGGCACTACCTCTTCCTTGGCCAATAGCTTCACGACATCGGCGACCGGCTGGAACCAGCGCGGGCCGATCCGATTCTGTAGCTGGGCGATCAGCTTGCGATCCATCCATTCGTAGGCCAGCCCTAGCAGGAGCAGAAACAGGCCAGCTGGAAAGAACAACAATGCCACGAGGCTATGGATCACGCTCATCAGCACCTCTCGATCCCGTATCGCCGTAGCATCTCCCACGTCCACAGATCACGGTCACCACGGGCATGATGCACAAACACCATGCGATCGTTGCAGGAGAAGCAGGGGTCCACCCCGGCCAGAATCATCGGAATGTCGGCCAGTTGATGTCCGATGGCTAGCGCCAACACCGAGGCCAGATTACACAAAGTTGGCGTGCGCACTTTTACACGCTCCGGCTTGTCGGTACCGTTGCTTTTGAGGAAATAGAACAGCTCGCCTCGCGGCGCTTCCACGCGGCTAATGGTCTCACCCTCTGGGATGCGGCGAGGCATGCGCGTCGTCAGCTCGCCGGGAGGCATGTGGTCCAAGATCTCGCGGATCA is drawn from Anaerolineae bacterium and contains these coding sequences:
- a CDS encoding 4Fe-4S binding protein, with protein sequence MKLGAMLNDVVPSLFKRPATELYPFVRREAPERLRGQLHWFADRCTGCGLCTKDCPANALELIVLDKKSKRFVMRYHLDRCIFCAQCVQTCRFNGLAMSDEQWELAALTREPFVIYYGNEADIRSVLGQPASAEAVSTA
- a CDS encoding NADH-quinone oxidoreductase subunit H, producing the protein MSVIHSLVALLFFPAGLFLLLLGLAYEWMDRKLIAQLQNRIGPRWFQPVADVVKLLAKEEVVPEGVNPRLFVGLPVVALAGALTAALYVPLLGLAPSHSFPGDLIVTLYLLSLLTLCMGLAGANTVNRFSLVGATRTLTQLFSYEAPFLLALLGPALAAGSWQIREIAAYAGERWLLLTQPVGFVVALIGLVGKLELPPFDAPEAETEIVAGALTEYSGRGLALFRLGKGVELVIGLTLIAAFYLGGVNNPLAFFAKTLALLLGLASVQALFARLRIDQTVGLWWRYGALLVLVQFLVTIAWKGVLS